The Acidobacteriota bacterium DNA segment GCGGGATTCGTACCGCCGGGCGGCTCAGGATCTCCGACCGCGCCCACGCCCTGACGCCCGTCCACGTCGCCCTCGACCGAGTGCGCGAAGAGGCGCGCGGCGCGGACCGGATCGGCACGACCGCCAAGGGCATCGGCCCCGCGTACGAGAGCAAGATCGGCCGCACCGGCATCCGTTTGGCCGAGCTCGTCGCCGGCCGCGAGGCGATGATGAACCGGCAGATCGTGCGCGTGGCGGACTTCGAGCGCCCGGCAGCGGAGGGCGCCGAGCTGGACCCCGGAGCCGCCGCGGCCGACTTCACCCGCTGGGCGGAACGCCTGTCTCCCTACCTCTGCGACCTCCCGGTCGAACTGGACGGTCTGATCCGGAGTGGCGGCACCGTGCTGTTCGAGGGCGCGCAGGGCGCGCTGCTCGATGTCGACCATGGCACCTACCCCTACGTCACGAGCTCGAACTCGACGACCGGCGGCGCCGCGACCGGCAGCGGCGTGCCGCCGACCGCGATCGATGGCGCGATCGGAGTGGTCAAGGCGTACACGACCCGGGTTGGCGAGGGGCCGATGCCCACCGAGCTGGTCGACGGCGTCGGCCTCCACCTGCGGGACCGCGGCCACGAGTTCGGCACGACGACCGGCCGGCCGCGCCGCTGCGGCTGGCTCGACCTGGTCGTCCTGCGGCACGCCTCCCGGGTCAACGGCGCCCGTAGTCTGGCGCTCACGAAGATCGACGTGCTGGACGAACTCGACGAGCTCCAGGTCTGCGTCGCCTACCGCATCGGCGGCGAAGTGGTGCGCAACCTGCCGGCGGTCACCGACCGCCTGGAAGCCGCCGAGCCGATCTACCGCGCCTTCCCCGGCTGGAAGCAGGACACGCGCGGCGTGCTCGACCGGCGCGACCTGCCTCAGGCTGCCCTCGACTACGTCGACTTCCTGGAGCAGGAGCTCGACGCCAGCGCGGATCTGATCTCTTCCGGCCCGCGGCGTGAGGAGACGGTCGTCAGCGGTGGCTCAAGCCTCGAGGAGTGGCTGGGGGAACGGTTGCCGGCGGTGCGAGCGGCCGTCAACGAGTAGAGCCGTATACTGCGCCGGGCCGTTAGCTCAGTTGGTAGAGCAGTGGACTTTTAATCCAAGGGTCGGGGGTTCGATCCCCTCACGGCCCACCAGACGGTTCGCCGGGTGGAGCCAGCAGGCTCGTTCCCGACGCGACCAGGCGCCGCCCCGGAAGCGAACCGCCCGCCGGTTCGCCGCGCTGCCCGTTCCGTTCGCGCTGCCGGGCCCGGCGCCGCACGCCCAGCGCCCAGATGACGACGCCGGTGACGGACAGCACCGCCGTGACGATGCCGGCCAGGAAGACGATGATGCGCCCGGGGAGGCCGAGAATCTGGCCGCTGTGGATGGGGAACTGCAGGCGGTAGATCACGTCCGCGGCGCTGCCCTCCAGCGGCACGCTGTCGCCGATCAGGGCGCCGTCGTGGCCGTCGACGTAGAGAATCGGCGACCCCAGGCCGGACCGGATGCCCTCGAAGGGCTCAAAGTAGACGATGTAGTAGGCCTGCGAAGGCACGACGCCTACCCGGCTCAACCCGGCCGGCCAGCCGCGGCGCGAGGCCTCGACGGAGGCCAGGTCGATCGCCCGGTCGAAGCCGATCAGATCCCTGCCCCAGTCTTCCCGCGCCAGGACCTCGCGCGTCTCGAAGGGGTACGGCTTCGGCTTCGAGAACACCTCGACCACCGGCCGGAAGACCTCGCGACTCAGGTTGAAGTACACGCCGCTGACCGCGAGGAGGAACAGGACGCCCCAAAGCCACAGGCCGCTCGCGCGGTGCGTGTCGTAGTTCGCGCGCTCGCCGCCGGCATCCGTCTTGACAACCCACGACTTCTTCCAGCGCGACCAGAACGGGCGGCGCCGCGGCAGCGTCAGGTAGAAGCCGATCAGGCAGTCGAAGGCCCACAGCAGCGAGATGCCGCCGAGAAACCAGACCCCGATGCGCCCCGGCGCGTGGAGCGTGTAGTGAAGGCGGTAGATGAAGGGCATGAGCTCCGCGCGCCCGAAACAGCAGGCTCCCCGGTCACGGGTCCCGAGGACCTCGCCCGACGCCGGATCCGCCCAAACCTGGTCGAAGCCGAGTTCGGCGGCGTAGTCCAGGTCGGCGGCGAGTGCCGGGGCCTTCGGCTGCACATAGGCACGCGCGGCGTGTCCGCTGTCGCCGGGCAGCGTCACGTTCGTCACCCGGATCCGGTCGTCCCAGGCCTCGATGCGCGAGACGAGCTCGGACGCCGGCAGCGCCGTACGCCCCGGCGGCACGTGCATCAGATCGGGATTCAGCCAGGCGTCGATCTCCTCGTAGAACGCGAGCGCGCTCCCGGTCAGACCGACGATCACGAGAAAGACCGCCAGCGTGAGTCCGGCGTAGCGATGCAACTTGCGGGCGAATCGGCGCATCGGAAGGGGGATAGTGGATCGAATCGGTACTCTTTTGTCAATGCCGACTCGGCCCACCTCTGATGTCGGCGCTAGCGCGGTGCGTAGTACCAGATCGGCGACGACCAGGCGCGTTCCTGGATCGTCGGCGGGACCCCGCCCCTGGGTTCCACGCCCGCCCGCAGCGCGTCCCAGGTGGTCCAGCGGCAGGTCGGGTTCTCGAGCACCCGCACGTAATAGACGGCGTCGGCACCCGGGTCGAAGTCCGGGTCCTCCCAGACCGTGGCCAGTTCGCCGGCGCCCAGGTCGTCGCTGAAGGAGCAGTCCGAGAGATCGACCGTCGCCCCGTTGTCCGGACAGCGACGGGTCTCCGGATCGACCGCTCCGCCATCGGCACAGGCCACGTCGTAGACCTGCTCGCGGATCTCCTTGCGGTAGCCGCTGTCGTACCAGCCCTTGACGACCTGGAGGCGCTGGAGCGGCGCGCTGAGCCGGTCCCGCTGGGCCCAGACCAGGAAGCGGGGGGCCGCGGCGCTGTCGGCGACCAGGTCGCCGCCCATCGGCACGCCGCCGGCGTAGGCCTGGTCGATCAGGTCCGGACTCGCCGGATCGAGACCGCCGTAGTCGAAGCCACCGAAGAAGCGGAGTCGGATGCGGGTACCGGACGTGGCGTAGGCCTCCTTTCGGCGCAGCGACTGGAAGATAGCGTCCCGGGTGTTCTCCTCGGCCCAGACGGCGGCGAGGCCGGAGGCCGAGAACTGCGCGCGCCGCATGCCGAAGTACGGTCCCAGCGTGTCGTCGAC contains these protein-coding regions:
- a CDS encoding PepSY-associated TM helix domain-containing protein is translated as MRRFARKLHRYAGLTLAVFLVIVGLTGSALAFYEEIDAWLNPDLMHVPPGRTALPASELVSRIEAWDDRIRVTNVTLPGDSGHAARAYVQPKAPALAADLDYAAELGFDQVWADPASGEVLGTRDRGACCFGRAELMPFIYRLHYTLHAPGRIGVWFLGGISLLWAFDCLIGFYLTLPRRRPFWSRWKKSWVVKTDAGGERANYDTHRASGLWLWGVLFLLAVSGVYFNLSREVFRPVVEVFSKPKPYPFETREVLAREDWGRDLIGFDRAIDLASVEASRRGWPAGLSRVGVVPSQAYYIVYFEPFEGIRSGLGSPILYVDGHDGALIGDSVPLEGSAADVIYRLQFPIHSGQILGLPGRIIVFLAGIVTAVLSVTGVVIWALGVRRRARQRERNGQRGEPAGGSLPGRRLVASGTSLLAPPGEPSGGP
- a CDS encoding adenylosuccinate synthase; amino-acid sequence: MANVVVVGMQWGDEGKGKIIDLLCPAFDAVVRFQGGNNAGHTVKFGSGEGDEHFALHLIPSGILHEGVACYLGNGMVIDPDAFLGEVDQLEQRGIRTAGRLRISDRAHALTPVHVALDRVREEARGADRIGTTAKGIGPAYESKIGRTGIRLAELVAGREAMMNRQIVRVADFERPAAEGAELDPGAAAADFTRWAERLSPYLCDLPVELDGLIRSGGTVLFEGAQGALLDVDHGTYPYVTSSNSTTGGAATGSGVPPTAIDGAIGVVKAYTTRVGEGPMPTELVDGVGLHLRDRGHEFGTTTGRPRRCGWLDLVVLRHASRVNGARSLALTKIDVLDELDELQVCVAYRIGGEVVRNLPAVTDRLEAAEPIYRAFPGWKQDTRGVLDRRDLPQAALDYVDFLEQELDASADLISSGPRREETVVSGGSSLEEWLGERLPAVRAAVNE